The following coding sequences are from one Megamonas funiformis window:
- a CDS encoding dicarboxylate/amino acid:cation symporter — translation MTAKMIINKLGTLILIAMILGIAVGLALGETAQIFAPIGDLFMQLIKMVVVPMVLFSLIGGAASLGNSSSAGKIGLLTFIYYTITTIIATVIGLIFSVVFKPGEGISLASLGVQASSEYADKGGIPGFWETLIGFVPANPFEALVSGNILQIIVFSLFIGFAIANLSGEKKEFLLKFFNYMTEVTVNIMTAIMCIAPLGVFGLMAGSIGKFGSEILVKLAYLVVLYIIVLLIVNYGVIGGSVAMFSKCTTFKQFFKSMYKVQLFAFTTASSMATLPLNMKTTIEELHVSKETTSFALPLGATINMNGNAAYYAMAAIFFAQMFGIELTITQYIAIIFTSTVGAVGQAGVPGPTLLVVAVLMSANIPIEALPILFGVDRIFDMLRTAVNITGDAACATIVDRFRE, via the coding sequence ATGACAGCAAAAATGATCATTAATAAGCTCGGTACGCTTATTCTCATTGCCATGATTTTAGGCATTGCTGTTGGTTTGGCTTTAGGTGAAACAGCACAAATCTTTGCGCCAATCGGCGACTTATTTATGCAATTAATCAAAATGGTCGTAGTACCTATGGTTTTATTCTCACTAATTGGTGGTGCGGCTTCACTAGGAAATTCTAGTTCTGCTGGGAAAATCGGTCTTTTAACATTTATTTATTATACAATTACTACTATCATTGCTACTGTTATAGGTCTTATTTTCAGTGTAGTATTTAAACCAGGTGAAGGAATTAGTTTAGCTAGTTTAGGAGTTCAAGCTTCTAGTGAATATGCTGATAAAGGTGGTATTCCTGGATTTTGGGAAACTTTAATCGGTTTTGTTCCTGCAAATCCTTTTGAAGCTCTCGTTTCTGGTAATATTTTACAAATCATTGTATTTAGCTTATTTATCGGTTTTGCTATCGCTAACTTAAGCGGTGAAAAGAAAGAATTCTTACTTAAATTTTTCAATTATATGACTGAAGTTACTGTAAATATTATGACTGCTATTATGTGTATTGCACCTCTTGGTGTATTCGGCTTAATGGCAGGTTCTATTGGTAAATTCGGTTCAGAAATTTTAGTAAAACTAGCTTATCTTGTAGTATTATATATTATCGTTCTCCTCATCGTTAATTATGGTGTTATTGGCGGTAGTGTTGCTATGTTCTCTAAATGTACTACATTTAAACAATTCTTTAAATCTATGTACAAAGTTCAATTATTCGCTTTCACTACTGCATCTTCCATGGCTACATTACCTCTCAATATGAAAACAACTATTGAAGAATTGCATGTTTCTAAAGAAACTACTTCTTTTGCACTTCCTCTCGGTGCCACTATCAATATGAATGGTAATGCTGCTTATTATGCTATGGCTGCTATCTTCTTTGCTCAAATGTTTGGTATTGAACTCACTATTACACAATATATAGCCATTATATTTACTTCTACAGTTGGTGCTGTAGGTCAAGCAGGTGTTCCTGGCCCTACACTTTTAGTAGTAGCCGTTCTCATGTCTGCTAATATTCCAATCGAAGCACTTCCAATTTTATTCGGTGTTGACCGTATTTTCGATATGCTTCGTACTGCTGTAAATATCACAGGCGATGCTGCTTGTGCAACTATCGTTGATAGATTTAGAGAATAA
- a CDS encoding DUF1847 domain-containing protein has translation MIGDCANCKSHICAGRGISCKKINQDEVLDLYTDEEKKIMKAAAFVEATYYSELTRLEETVEFAKQMGYKKLGLAFCIGLNKEAYLINKFLAREFEVVSICCKNCAIAKDKLGLKKINPQSATESMCNPKYQAEFLNQAGCDLFISCGLCVGHDAIFNKNCNGPVTTLVAKDRVLAHNPLGVVYSRYWRKKLKLMEENEI, from the coding sequence ATGATTGGTGATTGTGCGAATTGTAAAAGTCATATTTGTGCAGGCAGAGGTATTAGTTGCAAGAAAATAAATCAAGATGAAGTGCTTGATTTATATACAGATGAAGAGAAAAAAATTATGAAAGCAGCAGCTTTTGTGGAAGCCACATATTATAGTGAGCTTACACGTTTGGAGGAAACTGTAGAATTTGCCAAACAAATGGGCTATAAAAAATTAGGTTTAGCTTTTTGTATCGGTTTAAATAAAGAAGCTTATTTAATTAATAAATTTTTAGCACGTGAATTTGAAGTAGTATCTATTTGCTGTAAAAATTGTGCGATAGCAAAGGATAAATTAGGTTTGAAAAAAATAAATCCCCAAAGTGCAACAGAAAGTATGTGTAATCCTAAATATCAAGCTGAATTTTTAAATCAAGCAGGTTGCGATTTATTTATTTCCTGTGGTTTATGTGTAGGTCATGATGCTATATTTAACAAAAATTGTAATGGTCCTGTAACTACATTAGTTGCAAAAGATAGAGTACTTGCTCACAATCCACTTGGTGTAGTTTATTCACGTTATTGGCGAAAAAAACTAAAATTAATGGAAGAAAATGAAATATAA
- a CDS encoding TetR/AcrR family transcriptional regulator: MEHTLSKREAKKIKSKKNIIQSAIVLFAQKGLKDTSIADIMQKANLGIGTFYNYFQSKDDLLRSLLIQLAMDIRQHYLESINKEKTQAQVLEGLVLYTANLLDQNRFILPLFMRAVDRSALTIQPHVSIKKPLPFKDIFDEIIKTGQDNGEFRSDIPAEIITEMFHSLFQSASFSSLPLKYQENIRYKLNLVLSGIILK; the protein is encoded by the coding sequence TTGGAACATACACTTAGTAAACGTGAAGCAAAAAAAATAAAATCAAAAAAAAACATCATTCAATCCGCTATCGTATTATTTGCTCAAAAAGGTTTGAAAGATACTTCTATTGCTGATATCATGCAAAAAGCTAATTTAGGTATTGGCACATTTTATAATTATTTTCAATCTAAAGATGATTTACTCCGTAGTCTACTCATTCAATTAGCTATGGATATTCGTCAACATTATCTTGAATCTATAAATAAAGAAAAAACTCAAGCTCAAGTATTAGAAGGACTCGTTTTATATACTGCTAATCTACTAGACCAAAATCGTTTTATTTTGCCATTATTCATGCGCGCTGTAGATAGAAGTGCATTGACCATACAGCCACATGTTTCGATAAAAAAACCACTTCCATTCAAAGATATTTTTGATGAAATCATTAAAACTGGTCAAGATAATGGCGAATTTCGCAGTGATATTCCAGCTGAAATTATCACAGAAATGTTTCATTCTCTATTTCAATCTGCTTCTTTTAGTAGCCTACCACTTAAATATCAAGAAAACATTCGCTATAAATTAAATTTAGTGCTTTCAGGTATTATTTTAAAATAA
- a CDS encoding metal-dependent hydrolase, with translation MKWANHKLVTTVVVFAGTGNFLYAAYSFFGSVLPDRLEGKPPKESKAYWKWRSKHRQNTHWTVPYLAIIAILFYLHEVGVLKDLFWEIAQIPIFVCVGALLHIIEDGICGKVPLIWRKRKIGIKLFRVGSSWEYFISYTICVAALYYKFML, from the coding sequence GTGAAGTGGGCTAATCATAAATTAGTAACGACTGTAGTTGTATTTGCAGGAACAGGAAATTTTTTATATGCAGCATATAGTTTTTTTGGCAGTGTATTGCCAGATAGATTGGAAGGTAAACCACCAAAAGAAAGTAAAGCTTATTGGAAATGGCGTTCAAAACATCGCCAAAATACACATTGGACAGTGCCTTATTTAGCGATAATCGCTATTTTATTTTATTTACATGAAGTTGGTGTATTAAAAGATTTATTTTGGGAAATAGCACAAATTCCGATATTTGTCTGTGTAGGTGCTTTACTTCATATTATTGAAGATGGAATTTGTGGCAAGGTGCCACTTATCTGGCGAAAGCGAAAAATAGGTATAAAATTATTTCGCGTGGGCAGTTCATGGGAATATTTTATAAGTTATACGATTTGTGTAGCTGCTTTATATTATAAATTTATGTTGTAA
- a CDS encoding HPP family protein: protein MKKDEILSAIGIFFGIGIVALVSKSIDNNLLLAPFGATSIIAFLLYDSEYAQPRNIILGYIITSIVGILMAYILGHDWIVYALGVAIAMLVKSWFKAIHPPSAAMPIILLKANEQGIINYFLFDVIPGICLLVFIAIVYNRFILHRDYPLWHR, encoded by the coding sequence ATGAAAAAAGATGAAATACTATCAGCTATTGGTATTTTTTTCGGCATTGGTATTGTAGCTTTAGTATCTAAATCTATTGATAACAATTTATTATTAGCACCATTTGGAGCGACAAGTATAATCGCTTTTTTGTTATATGACAGTGAATATGCTCAGCCGAGAAATATTATCTTAGGCTATATTATTACAAGTATTGTAGGTATTTTAATGGCTTATATTTTAGGGCATGATTGGATTGTTTATGCTTTAGGTGTAGCTATAGCCATGTTAGTGAAATCGTGGTTTAAAGCAATTCACCCACCATCTGCTGCTATGCCGATTATATTATTAAAAGCGAATGAACAAGGTATTATCAATTATTTTTTATTTGATGTAATACCAGGAATTTGTTTATTAGTTTTTATTGCTATAGTCTATAATAGATTTATTTTACATAGAGATTATCCTTTATGGCATAGATAA